A single Pangasianodon hypophthalmus isolate fPanHyp1 chromosome 27, fPanHyp1.pri, whole genome shotgun sequence DNA region contains:
- the mtmr4 gene encoding myotubularin-related protein 4 isoform X3, with amino-acid sequence MGEEGPPSLEYIQAKDLFPQKELVKEDDSLQVPFPALQGEGVEFLGRADDAIIAISNYRLHIKFKDSIINMYPGVDTEISVPLRLIESVESRDMFQLHIICKDSKVVRCHFSTFKQCQEWLKRLNRAIAHPSRLEDLFALAYHAWSLGGCADDEDQHLHLCRPGDHVRHRMEMEARRMGFDMQNAWRVSDINSNYKLCSSYPQKLLVPVWITDKELESVASFRSWKRIPVVVYRHQRNGAVIARCSQPEISWWGWRNTEDEYLVTSIAKACVLDPGPRASCRTRGDGADSSDCDFDSSLAVGSGPDASTAPQKLLILDARSYTAAVANRAKGGGCECEEYYPNCEVMFMGMANIHSIRNSFQSLRAVCSQIPDPGNWLSALESTRWLQHLSVMLKAATLVSSAVEREGRPVLVHCSDGWDRTPQIVALAKVLLDPYYRTIEGFQVLVETEWLDFGHKFADRCGHGENAEDVNEQCPVFLQWLDCVHQLLKQFPCLFEFTEAFLVKLVQHTYSCLYGTFLCNNARERESRNVYKRTCSVWSLLRAGNKNFQNFLYIPCHDMVLQPVCHTRALQLWTAVYLPTSSPCTAAEDTMEIYLSPSSQGEELTSRSLDRLPKTRSMDNLVCAFENGVALTRTSSDPNLNKHCQEGRPPLEPMMGQGGSFTDNLEFTSDTKLGSEDQEVGAECEEMPPSPSPKSDQDSCVDNRPELCLTTQPLPSLPHPLTLDPVSPLSQAPPILHQTLLQITSPTLPPLPQEVQARTVNSTCTFTTTEDPPNTPMSNGIEKEKSTTETLGFPSPAAAELLEIKKLTTLVQLEDSTETIKDEYGTMAELHSVQKVNTGKTPVSALATNDEKWTQSVKKLLRAQSGSSNGGYREAQRNLSSPVQPGWMSAVKNAALCTSSSFSSALGPSFRQIPSVAHCVDDDGLPVPLDAVQQRLRQIEASYKQEVEVLRRQVKQLQMKLESRQHSSPPSEPDIYYEDDITCLRESDDGDEEDSLSAHSEDRLSEGSWDRVERKDTEVTRWVPDHMASHCFNCDSEFWIAKRRHHCRNCGNVFCKDCCHLKLPIPDQQLYDPVLVCNSCYDLLLESRTRELRSQQLKKPIATASS; translated from the exons GTGCCTCTCAGGCTGATTGAAAGTGTGGAGAGCAGAGATATGTTCCAGCTGCACATCATCTGTAAAGACTCCAAAGTagtgag GTGTCACTTCTCCACGTTTAAGCAGTGTCAGGAGTGGCTGAAGAGGCTGAATCGAGCTATAGCTCACCCCTCCCGTCTGGAGGACCTGTTCGCTCTGGCCTACCACGCATGGAGCCTCGGGGGCTGCGCTGACGATGAAGACCAGCACCTACATCtctgcagaccag gtGATCATGTTCGTCACAGGATGGAGATGGAGGCGAGGAGAATGGGCTTTGACATGCAAAACGCCTGGAGAGTGTCCGACATCAACAGCAACTACAA ACTGTGCTCCAGTTATCCTCAGAAGCTACTGGTGCCTGTGTGGATCACAGATAAAGAACTGGAAAGTGTGGCCTCTTTCAGGTCCTGGAAGAGAATCCCAGTAGTGGTCTACAG GCACCAGAGGAATGGCGCAGTGATAGCACGCTGCAGTCAGCCTGAGATCAGCTGGTGGGGATGGAGGAACACTGAAGACGAGTACCTGGTCACATCCATCGCCAAAGCCTGCGTGCTGGATCCGGGACCCCGGGCTTCCTGCAGGACACGAGGGGACGGGGCCGACTCTTCTGACTGCGACTTCG ACTCCTCCCTGGCGGTGGGCTCAGGTCCTGATGCCAGCACTGCACCACAGAAGCTGCTGATCCTGGATGCGCGATCCTACACTGCCGCAGTGGCCAACCGCGCCAAGGGGGGTGGCTGTGAGTGTGAAG AGTACTACCCAAACTGTGAGGTGATGTTCATGGGCATGGCTAATATCCACTCCATCAGGAACAGTTTCCAGTCTCTGAGAGCTGTGTGCAGTCAAATCCCTGATCCTGGCAA CTGGCTGTCTGCACTAGAGAGCACGCGCTGGTTGCAGCACCTGTCTGTCATGCTGAAGGCGGCGACTCTGGTGAGTTCTGCCGTGGAGAGGGAGGGACGTCCAGTGCTGGTACACTGCTCTGACGGCTGGGACCGCACGCCTCAGATTGTGGCTCTTGCCAAGGTCCTGCTCGACCCCTACTACAGAACCATCGAG GGTTTCCAGGTGCTGGTGGAAACTGAGTGGCTGGATTTTGGTCATAAGTTTGCGGACCGCTGCGGTCATGGCGAGAACGCTGAGGACGTGAACGAGCAGTGCCCGGTCTTCCTGCAGTGGCTTGACTGTGTCCATCAGCTCTTAAAACAGTTTCCCTGCCTGTTCGAGTTCACTGAGGCCTTTCTG GTGAAGCTGGTGCAGCACACATACTCATGTCTGTATGGAACATTCCTGTGTAATAATGCCAGAGAGCGAGAATCTCGAAACGTCTACAAGCGGACATGCTCTGTCTGGTCACTGCTACGTGCCGGCAACAAGAACTTTCAAAACTTTCTCTACATCCCCTGCCATGATATG GTCTTGCAGCCGGTGTGTCACACGCGAGCATTGCAGTTGTGGACGGCTGTGTACCTGCCCACCTCGTCCCCATGCACCGCAGCCGAGGACACTATGGAAATCTACCTGAGCCCCTCGTCCCAGGGAGAGGAGCTCACCTCACGCTCACTCGACAG GCTACCCAAGACGCGTTCGATGGACAACTTGGTGTGCGCTTTTGAAAATGGCGTAGCTCTCACGCGCACCTCCAGTGATCCCAACCTCAACAAGCACTGCCAAGAGGGACGGCCCCCTCTGGAGCCAATGATGGGCCAGGGTGGCAGTTTCACAGACAACCTAGAGTTTACCTCTGACACCAAATTGGGTAGTGAGGACCAGGAAGTGGGTGCAGAGTGTGAGGAGATGCCACCCTCACCCTCTCCAAAGTCTGATCAGGACAGCTGTGTGGATAACAGGCCAGAACTGTGTCTCACCACACAGCCTTTGCCATCCTTGCCTCATCCCTTAACGTTAGACCCGGTTTCTCCCCTGTCACAAGCCCCGCCCATTTTACACCAAACTTTGCTTCAAATCACCAGCCCTACCCTCCCACCATTACCACAGGAAGTGCAGGCTAGGACTGTTAATTCCACTTGCACGTTCACTACTACTGAGGATCCACCTAATACTCCGATGTCAAATGGCATAGAGAAGGAAAAGAGCACCACTGAGACACTTGGCTTCCCTTCACCTGCTGCTGCGGAGCTTTTAGAGATCAAAAAACTCACTACTCTTGTCCAGTTGGAGGATTCCACTGAAACCATAAAGGATGAGTATGGCACCATGGCAGAGCTGCATTCTGTTCAGAAGGTCAACACTGGAAAGACTCCGGTCTCAGCCCTGGCTACAAATGATGAAAAGTGGACTCAGAGTGTTAAGAAACTCCTCCGTGCCCAGTCTGGTAGTAGCAACGGAGGGTATAGAGAGGCTCAGCGAAATCTGAGCAGTCCCGTCCAGCCTGGTTGGATGTCAGCGGTGAAAAACGCTGCACTCTGCACTTCTTCGTCCTTTTCCTCAGCCCTGGGACCATCGTTCCGGCAAATTCCGTCGGTGGCTCACTGTGTGGACGACGACGGCCTGCCGGTGCCGCTGGACGCCGTGCAGCAACGCCTACGCCAGATTGAGGCGAGCTACAAGCAGGAGGTGGAGGTGCTGCGGCGGCAGGTCAAGCAGCTGCAGATGAAACTGGAGAGCAGGCAGCACAGCTCACCACCATCTGAGCCAGATATCTACTACGAGGACGACATT ACATGCCTCCGAGAGTCAGATGATGGCGACGAAGAGGACTCTCTGTCAGCCCACAGTGAGGACCGCCTCAGCGAGGGCAGCTGGGATCGAGTAGAGAGAAAAGATACCGAG GTTACCAGATGGGTTCCAGACCATATGGCCTCGCATTGCTTCAACTGTGACAGTGAGTTCTGGATTGCTAAGAGACGCCATCACTGCAG GAACTGTGGAAACGTGTTCTGTAAAGACTGCTGCCACCTGAAGCTGCCCATCCCCGATCAGCAGCTTTACGATCCAGTGCTAGTGTGTAACTCATGCTACGACCTGCTGCTGGAGAGCCGAACGAGGGAACTTCGCTCGCAGCAGCTCAAAAAGCCCATCGCCACAGCCTCGAGCTGA